In bacterium, the DNA window GATCAACATCCCGATCATGAACCGCGGCGGCTACGGCATGGAGCCGAATTCCGATTTTCTGAAGGTCGCCAAGGCCGTTCTGCCCAAGGACAAGAAGCTGCTCGTCGGCTGCCAGGCCGGCGGCCGCTCCCAGAAAGCCTGCGAAATGCTCGAGGCCGAAGGTTACACCCAGCTCGCCAACGTTTTCGGCGGCTTCGGCGGCGGCCGCAACCCCGAGACCGGCGAACCCCAACCGGGCTGGAAGGACTTGGGCCTGCCGGTCGACACCGACAACGGCGAAGGCGTGAGCTACGAATCGCTGAAGA includes these proteins:
- a CDS encoding rhodanese-like domain-containing protein, whose translation is MSIQQISPAEAKETLDQDSQALYVDVRSIPEFTAGHPKGAINIPIMNRGGYGMEPNSDFLKVAKAVLPKDKKLLVGCQAGGRSQKACEMLEAEGYTQLANVFGGFGGGRNPETGEPQPGWKDLGLPVDTDNGEGVSYESLK